The DNA segment CCAGCAGATGCAATTCCTGCCATGCCCGCGACTCGGCGGACTCGCCCCCCAGCGGGGCGTCCCACAGGGCGGGCGGCGGCGGCACGGCGGCAGGCTCGGGCTGTTGCGTTGGCCGGGCTGATTTGCGGTGGGCCAGGTACTCTCGGTCCGCTTCCAGCAGTCTTCGGTGCAGGGCCGATTCCAGCGGAGCGCTCAGCAGTTCTTCCCGCAGGTCGGCCAGCGAGCGCCGCCCGCCGCGCGGCACCCTGCCCTGAAGGGTATCGGCCACCCGGTACTCGTACAGTTCCACCAGTTCGGCCCAGCGGTCCCCGCCCGCCCCTGAACGGGGCACGGCCTCACTGGGCTGTGGACTGCGCGTCATGGGCCGGTCCAGCAGTATCCGGTTCCGGCTGTGGCCCTGGCGCAACGAGCATGTGCAACGGCTTCCCGCATCTTGCCCCCACTATGCACCGAAGGGTCATACAAAATACTGTCCGGGTTGTGGGTCAACTTCCGGCCTTGCCCTGTGGCCTGGGTAGATCTGAAGGGTTTCTTGACTTGTGGAGGCAATACACCTTCTTCTCGCGGCGTGGAGTGGCACGGTGGGTAGGGCTGACATCGCCCTCTCCATCCCCAAAAAAGTTCAGAGCAACGCAAGAAAAGCGCTTGAACTGCGTAATGAATATGGCTTCGGCGGCATCGAGGGCGGCGAACACATGGCCGATCAACTCGCGGGGGCGGCCAACTGACCGAGGACGAGGTGCGCCACGTTTCCCAGTATTTCCCGCGCCACGCCGGGGACAATCTGGACGAGACGGGTCAGGGGAATGAGAAGCCCTCGCGTGGGTATATCGCGTGGATGCTGTGGGGCGGAGATGAGGGCCGGGAGTGGAGTGAGGGCGTGGTAAAAAAGCTGGACGAGCGCGATGAGAAGGACTCTGATTAAAGGGTGTTGAGAAACACCTGTAATCCGAGCAGAGCGAGAAAGAGAGAAACGGGTTCCGGGCGTGGAGTGTGGAGACCCTGCGTTGTCCCGATCTCTACACGGAACAAACGGAATCCGTATGAGAAGGCGAAGAACGGCTGAACAGGGCGAAAAACAAGCGGGGGCTGAGGCGAATCGAACGCCCCAGCCCCCACTATGTTTAATGGTCAGTTCTTCTCGGCCTCGTCGTCGAAATATTCGAAGCGGAAGCTGCCGATTTCCACAGTGTCGCCCTCGCGCGCCCCGGCCCGCCGCAGGGCGGCATACAACCCCTGGCGCTTGAATACTCCACCCAGGTACTCGGCGGCGTCCTCCATATAGCGCGTGAAACGTGCGATACGTGCCTCGAACCCCCCGCCCTGAACTTCCCACACACGCTCGTTCTCGCCCGTGGTGACAATGCCCACGCCTCTGGCAGGTGCGTCTTCGCGGAAGGTCACAGTCAGTCCTTCCTCGCGCACCTCGTCGGACTCGATTTCCAGGGCGTTCTTCTGCGCCCACAGCTCGCGGTCTGGCATCATCTGGAACAGCGTTTCGCGCAGCATGTCCAGCCCGTTGCCTTCCTTGGCACTCACGCGCAGCACGGGCAGGCCAAATTCGGCCAGCTCATCTTCCACCATCACGCCCAGGTCAACTTCGACCAGTTCCACCTTGTTCAGGGCGATCAGGGCGATGTTTTCCAGCAGGACGGCGTCATAGGCGCGCAGTTCAGCCTGAAGCTGGCGCAGTTCCTCCACCGGGTTGCGGGTCACGTCCAGCACGTACACCAGCACGCGCGTGCGGCTGATGTGGCGCAGGAATTCCAGTCCCAGCCCCTTGCCCTCACTGGCCCCCTCGATGATGCCGGGAATGTCGGCCAGCGTGAAGCGCTCCTCGATCTGGGTGCCGTGTTCATCGCGCCGGTCCACCACGCCAAGAATGGGCGAGAGGGTGGTGAACGGGTACTCGGCAATGGCCGGATTGGCCCGTGAGAGGGCCGCCAGCAGGCTGCTTTTGCCCGCGTTGGGATAGCCCACCAGCCCCACGTCCGCGATCAGGCGCAGTTCCAGGCGCACCCGGCGCTTTTGCCCCGGCGTGCCCAGCTCGGCAAACCGGGGGGCCTGCCGCGTGCTGCTGGCGAAGGTGCTGTTGCCGCGCCCGCCGTAACCGCCACGCGCAATCACCTTTTCCTGGCCCACGCGGATCAGATCGGCGATGACCTTGCCACTGTCCTCGT comes from the Deinococcus sp. AJ005 genome and includes:
- the obgE gene encoding GTPase ObgE, whose amino-acid sequence is MAFRDVLNIEVNAGNGGDGAMSFHRAKYMEKGGPDGGHGGRGGSIILRAIEGVESLERLLGRRKFKGSNGAYGEGRLRQGSDGEDIYIDVPVGTTAFDEDSGKVIADLIRVGQEKVIARGGYGGRGNSTFASSTRQAPRFAELGTPGQKRRVRLELRLIADVGLVGYPNAGKSSLLAALSRANPAIAEYPFTTLSPILGVVDRRDEHGTQIEERFTLADIPGIIEGASEGKGLGLEFLRHISRTRVLVYVLDVTRNPVEELRQLQAELRAYDAVLLENIALIALNKVELVEVDLGVMVEDELAEFGLPVLRVSAKEGNGLDMLRETLFQMMPDRELWAQKNALEIESDEVREEGLTVTFREDAPARGVGIVTTGENERVWEVQGGGFEARIARFTRYMEDAAEYLGGVFKRQGLYAALRRAGAREGDTVEIGSFRFEYFDDEAEKN